From the genome of Arthrobacter alpinus, one region includes:
- a CDS encoding BMP family lipoprotein, translating to MKTSLLGAFKRTATVGTVALGATALLLTGCGQAPAPAGGGSTSGTDAASNYLGCIVSDSGGFDDRSFNQSSYEGLKKTQKDLGIKMKEAQSTTKADFEPNLNQMANAGCKLTFTVGYLLADATKKVATANTDLHFAIIDDNSIVLPNVKPIVYDTAQAAFLAGYTAASVSKTGKVGTFGGVNIPTVTIFMDGFAEGVKYYNEKMGKSVQVLGWDADTQQGVFANTFDIIQEGTKATNNLIGDGADVILPVAGPLGTGAGDAILAANKDGKDVKLIWVDSDGFQTAPTFKSILLTSVIKTMGEAVETIVKDDLAGKFDPTPYIGTLKNGGVGLAPFHDLDAAVSADTKSQLDAIKKGIIDGSITVASKASPK from the coding sequence TTGAAGACATCACTATTGGGCGCGTTTAAGCGCACAGCCACCGTCGGCACCGTGGCATTGGGAGCAACGGCGCTCCTTTTGACAGGTTGCGGGCAGGCGCCAGCGCCTGCCGGCGGTGGGAGCACGAGCGGCACCGACGCCGCATCCAACTACCTGGGCTGCATTGTCTCGGACTCGGGCGGATTCGATGACAGGTCCTTCAACCAGTCCTCATATGAGGGCTTGAAGAAGACCCAGAAGGATTTGGGCATCAAGATGAAGGAAGCCCAGTCCACCACCAAAGCGGATTTTGAACCAAACCTGAACCAGATGGCCAACGCTGGCTGCAAACTGACCTTCACGGTTGGCTACCTGTTGGCAGATGCTACCAAGAAGGTGGCCACGGCCAATACGGACCTGCACTTCGCCATCATCGATGACAACAGCATCGTGCTGCCCAACGTGAAGCCGATTGTCTACGACACGGCACAGGCCGCGTTCCTGGCCGGCTACACGGCCGCGTCGGTTTCCAAGACCGGCAAGGTGGGCACCTTCGGCGGTGTCAACATCCCCACCGTCACGATCTTCATGGACGGCTTTGCCGAAGGGGTGAAGTACTACAACGAGAAGATGGGCAAGAGTGTCCAGGTTCTGGGCTGGGACGCTGACACCCAGCAGGGCGTCTTCGCCAACACCTTTGACATCATCCAGGAAGGCACCAAGGCCACCAACAACCTCATCGGCGATGGCGCGGACGTCATCTTGCCGGTCGCAGGCCCGCTGGGCACCGGTGCAGGTGATGCCATCCTGGCCGCGAACAAGGACGGCAAGGACGTCAAGCTCATCTGGGTTGACTCCGACGGCTTCCAGACCGCACCGACCTTCAAATCCATCCTGCTGACCTCGGTCATCAAGACCATGGGCGAGGCAGTGGAAACCATCGTCAAGGACGACCTGGCCGGCAAGTTTGACCCGACACCGTACATCGGCACACTGAAGAACGGTGGCGTGGGTTTGGCCCCGTTCCACGACCTGGACGCCGCCGTCAGCGCGGACACCAAGTCACAGCTGGACGCCATCAAGAAGGGCATCATCGACGGCTCCATCACGGTTGCCTCGAAGGCCAGCCCCAAGTAA